One Streptomyces sp. NBC_00554 DNA segment encodes these proteins:
- a CDS encoding aminoglycoside phosphotransferase family protein codes for MTQAPTPTADAVRRLVRTLLADAPAAGRGPDVRPITEGGGHSTWWVGSRHVLRLAPDREASARQRRELRLRDVVRPHAGVAVPVSVAHGEWAAGLSYTLDTKLAGVTGEEQDVSAIGEADLAALLAGLREVPVRQAEALGVPRAAPRSLEALRTSAGRAAEQLASADEFDPARLAQLTAAAAVKLAGQPGAAVLVHHGLKGGHLVVSADGRVRGVLDWTDAVIGDPTEDIAGLAVAVGAPAAVRAATLAGYGARPCLRGLWLSRCDTVIRLADRFQGRDESPVALLRTQLRRAWEPILLERVTELTGDD; via the coding sequence ATGACCCAGGCACCGACACCGACCGCGGACGCCGTCCGCCGACTGGTCCGTACCCTGCTCGCCGACGCCCCCGCGGCGGGCCGGGGCCCCGACGTCCGGCCCATCACCGAGGGGGGCGGACACTCCACCTGGTGGGTCGGTTCGCGTCATGTCCTGCGGCTCGCCCCGGACCGCGAGGCCTCCGCACGCCAACGCCGTGAACTGCGGCTGCGTGACGTGGTCCGCCCGCATGCCGGGGTGGCGGTCCCGGTGAGCGTCGCGCACGGCGAGTGGGCCGCCGGTCTGAGCTACACCCTCGACACCAAGCTGGCCGGCGTCACCGGCGAGGAACAGGACGTCTCCGCCATCGGCGAGGCGGACCTCGCGGCGCTCCTCGCGGGGCTGCGCGAGGTGCCCGTACGACAGGCCGAGGCTCTCGGTGTTCCGCGCGCCGCGCCGCGCTCCCTGGAGGCGCTGCGGACGTCCGCCGGACGGGCCGCCGAACAGCTCGCGTCCGCCGACGAGTTCGACCCCGCCCGGCTCGCCCAGCTCACCGCGGCAGCCGCCGTCAAGCTCGCCGGACAGCCCGGCGCCGCCGTCCTCGTGCACCACGGCCTCAAGGGCGGACACCTCGTCGTCAGCGCCGACGGCCGGGTGCGCGGTGTCCTGGACTGGACCGACGCGGTGATCGGCGACCCCACCGAGGACATCGCCGGGCTCGCCGTCGCCGTCGGCGCCCCCGCGGCCGTACGCGCCGCCACCCTCGCCGGGTACGGCGCCCGCCCCTGTCTGCGCGGCCTGTGGCTGTCCCGCTGCGACACCGTGATCCGGCTCGCCGACCGTTTCCAGGGGCGTGACGAGAGCCCCGTCGCCCTCCTGAGGACCCAACTGCGCCGGGCCTGGGAGCCGATCCTGCTGGAA
- a CDS encoding aminopeptidase P family protein: MTGTPAPFTAGDYEARMRRAADAAADAGLDGVLVAPGPDLVWLTGYRPVETERLTVLVLRPGQDPVLVVPTLEAPDAAAAAPTLALRDWTDGKDPYEATGALLAGSGRFGVSDNTWALHLLGLQKRLPDTRYVAFTEALPMLRGVKDAAELDRLAAAGAAADATYEEIRKVPFAGRRETDVAADVAALLRQFGHSQVDFTIVASGPNGANPHHEAGDRVIERGDMVVLDFGGLKHGYGSDTSRTVHVGEPDDEERAVHDIVREAQEAGFRAVRPGAACQDVDRAARAVITEAGYGEYFIHRTGHGIGVTTHEPPYMIEGEELPLVPGMCFSVEPGIYLPGRFGVRIEDIVTVTEDGGRRLNTTSRELVIVE; this comes from the coding sequence ATGACCGGCACACCCGCGCCCTTCACCGCCGGTGACTACGAGGCCCGTATGCGGCGCGCGGCCGATGCCGCCGCGGACGCGGGGCTCGACGGCGTCCTGGTCGCGCCGGGGCCCGATCTGGTGTGGCTGACCGGGTACCGGCCCGTGGAGACCGAACGGCTCACCGTGCTGGTGCTCAGGCCCGGCCAGGATCCCGTCCTCGTCGTGCCCACCCTGGAGGCCCCGGACGCGGCAGCGGCGGCCCCCACGCTGGCACTCCGTGACTGGACCGACGGCAAGGACCCGTACGAGGCGACCGGCGCCCTCCTCGCCGGCTCCGGCCGCTTCGGCGTCAGCGACAACACCTGGGCCCTGCACCTGCTCGGCCTCCAGAAGCGGCTGCCGGACACGCGCTACGTCGCCTTCACCGAGGCCCTGCCGATGCTGCGGGGTGTCAAGGACGCGGCGGAACTGGACCGCCTTGCGGCTGCAGGGGCCGCCGCGGACGCGACGTACGAGGAGATCAGGAAGGTTCCCTTCGCGGGCCGCCGGGAGACGGACGTCGCCGCCGATGTCGCCGCCCTGCTGCGGCAGTTCGGGCACTCCCAGGTCGACTTCACCATCGTCGCCTCGGGCCCCAACGGAGCCAACCCGCACCACGAGGCCGGCGACCGCGTCATCGAACGCGGCGACATGGTCGTCCTCGACTTCGGCGGCCTCAAGCACGGCTACGGCTCCGACACCTCCCGCACGGTCCACGTCGGCGAACCGGACGACGAGGAGCGCGCGGTGCACGACATCGTGCGCGAAGCGCAGGAGGCGGGCTTCCGGGCGGTGCGGCCCGGTGCCGCCTGCCAGGACGTCGACCGGGCGGCCCGCGCGGTCATCACCGAGGCCGGGTACGGCGAGTACTTCATCCACCGCACCGGGCACGGCATCGGCGTCACCACCCACGAACCGCCGTACATGATCGAGGGCGAGGAACTGCCCCTCGTCCCCGGAATGTGCTTCTCCGTGGAGCCCGGCATCTATCTGCCCGGCCGCTTCGGAGTGCGCATCGAGGACATCGTGACGGTGACCGAGGACGGCGGGCGCCGCCTCAACACCACTTCCCGAGAGCTGGTGATCGTCGAATGA
- a CDS encoding LysE family translocator, whose translation MLSTLLAFLGACTLIAASPGPSTVLIIKRSLHSRRSGFLTVLGNETGVFAWGVVAAFGLTALLAASELAYDVMRIVGAAVLVGFGVQTLWQALRSKGTVNSEGWEGAGKSDWASYRGGLLLNLANPKAAIFAMSFLPQFVPEGAPHLPTMVGLAALWAVYEVGYYGLYVWFVGRMKAVLSRTGVRRRLEQVSGGVLLLLGARLALES comes from the coding sequence ATGCTGAGCACCCTCCTCGCCTTCCTCGGCGCCTGCACACTGATCGCCGCCTCGCCCGGACCGAGCACCGTGCTGATCATCAAGCGCTCACTGCACAGCAGGCGCTCCGGCTTCCTGACGGTGCTCGGCAACGAGACCGGCGTCTTCGCCTGGGGAGTCGTCGCCGCATTCGGCCTGACCGCACTCCTTGCCGCCTCCGAGCTGGCGTACGACGTCATGCGGATCGTCGGCGCGGCCGTGCTCGTCGGCTTCGGCGTCCAGACGCTGTGGCAGGCGCTCCGTTCCAAGGGAACCGTGAACAGCGAGGGCTGGGAGGGCGCCGGGAAGAGCGACTGGGCCTCCTACCGAGGTGGTCTGCTGCTCAACCTCGCCAACCCCAAGGCGGCCATCTTCGCGATGTCCTTCCTCCCGCAGTTCGTGCCCGAGGGCGCCCCGCATCTGCCCACCATGGTCGGACTCGCCGCGCTCTGGGCGGTCTACGAGGTGGGCTATTACGGCCTGTACGTGTGGTTCGTCGGCCGGATGAAGGCCGTACTGTCCCGGACCGGCGTGCGCCGGCGCCTGGAGCAGGTCTCCGGGGGCGTACTGCTGCTCCTGGGCGCCCGGCTGGCCCTGGAGAGCTGA
- a CDS encoding phosphodiesterase has protein sequence MLVLAHISDLHLDGTERATERAERVRDRLWGLPGKVDALLVTGDIADHGTEAEYEEAARLLGLRDSATPFPVLTCPGNHDSRAPYRKALLGEPAADGPVNSVHVFDDAAVLMCDSSIPGRDEGELDEETYAWIEATLDELNGDVPALLAFHHPPVALHHPLPDAYQLRRPRSLAALLERRPEVAGLITGHAHTPAATSFAGRPLVVGPGVTWTLRLPWEGEGAADRDAPPGFAFHVLDDEGRLTSHFRVV, from the coding sequence ATGCTCGTACTGGCACACATCAGTGACCTGCATCTGGATGGGACCGAGCGGGCGACGGAGCGGGCCGAGCGGGTACGCGACCGGCTGTGGGGGCTTCCCGGGAAGGTGGACGCACTCCTGGTGACCGGGGACATCGCGGACCACGGCACGGAGGCCGAGTACGAGGAGGCTGCGCGCCTTCTCGGGCTGCGCGACAGCGCGACACCCTTCCCCGTACTCACCTGCCCGGGCAACCACGACAGCCGCGCGCCCTACCGCAAGGCGCTGCTCGGGGAACCCGCTGCCGACGGGCCGGTCAACAGCGTCCATGTCTTCGACGACGCGGCCGTCCTGATGTGCGACTCCAGCATTCCGGGCCGCGACGAGGGCGAGCTCGACGAGGAGACGTACGCCTGGATCGAGGCGACGCTCGACGAGCTGAACGGCGATGTGCCGGCGCTGCTCGCCTTCCACCACCCGCCCGTGGCGCTGCACCACCCGTTGCCGGACGCCTACCAGCTGCGCAGGCCGCGCTCCCTGGCCGCGCTGCTGGAGCGGCGCCCCGAGGTGGCGGGGCTCATCACCGGCCACGCGCACACGCCCGCCGCGACCTCCTTCGCCGGGCGGCCGCTGGTCGTCGGACCCGGGGTGACGTGGACGCTGCGGCTGCCCTGGGAGGGCGAGGGAGCGGCGGACCGGGATGCTCCTCCCGGGTTCGCGTTTCATGTGCTGGACGACGAGGGGCGGTTGACCAGCCACTTCAGGGTGGTCTGA